In one Mucilaginibacter ginsenosidivorax genomic region, the following are encoded:
- a CDS encoding efflux transporter outer membrane subunit → MNKRSFKYILPFTLLFGVMLSCKVTKTYNRPDIIATGLYRDGQTNDTTTIAAMPWQKLFADTILKSLIQEGLNNNLDLKTAVQRILEAQATLQQSKAAFYPSLSGNVGVTRSKQSSAGLNYPAGTIVNTLTTTYQAGLTTSWEADVWGKLSSTKRAALAGFLQTDAAKRAVQTQLIADIANNYFTLLALDRQLEITLETLKNRIKDVETMKELKAGAVVTGAAVVQSEANRYAAEVSIPDLKRSIRETENALDILLSRPPGPVNRGSLATQNMAAELQAGIPTQLLTNRPDVQQSEYAFRAAFENTNVAKTYFYPSFTITASGGLSTLQLKDFFVNSIFYNIVAGLTQPIFNQGLNKARLRTAQAQQQEALNSFQKTLLVAGQEVSNALYAHQTALEKQDARGKQIIALQKSVEYTQELLRYSSATNYTDVLTSEQNLLAAQLSGVNDRLQELQAVVNLYRALGGGWH, encoded by the coding sequence ATGAACAAACGGAGTTTTAAATATATATTGCCCTTTACGCTACTATTTGGCGTTATGCTATCGTGTAAGGTAACCAAAACGTATAACCGGCCGGATATAATAGCGACAGGGCTTTACCGCGATGGGCAAACTAACGATACTACTACCATAGCGGCCATGCCCTGGCAAAAACTTTTTGCCGATACTATACTTAAATCGCTGATACAGGAGGGGCTGAATAATAACCTGGACCTTAAAACCGCTGTTCAGCGGATACTGGAGGCACAGGCAACATTGCAGCAAAGTAAGGCCGCATTTTATCCGTCGTTAAGCGGCAACGTAGGTGTAACCCGATCAAAACAATCATCAGCAGGCTTAAATTACCCGGCCGGTACCATTGTTAATACCTTAACTACAACTTACCAGGCCGGTTTAACAACTTCGTGGGAGGCCGACGTTTGGGGGAAGCTAAGTAGTACAAAACGTGCGGCCTTGGCCGGTTTTTTACAAACCGATGCCGCTAAGCGGGCTGTGCAAACTCAGTTGATTGCCGACATAGCCAATAACTATTTTACCCTGCTGGCATTGGACAGGCAGTTGGAAATTACACTGGAAACCCTCAAAAACCGCATTAAAGATGTGGAGACCATGAAGGAGCTTAAGGCCGGCGCGGTGGTAACCGGCGCGGCCGTAGTACAAAGCGAGGCCAACCGCTATGCCGCCGAAGTATCCATTCCCGATTTAAAACGCAGTATCCGCGAAACCGAAAATGCTTTGGATATCCTGTTATCAAGGCCGCCCGGCCCGGTTAACCGTGGCAGTTTGGCCACCCAGAACATGGCCGCCGAATTACAGGCAGGCATCCCAACACAATTGCTCACCAACCGCCCGGATGTACAACAAAGCGAGTACGCCTTCCGTGCCGCGTTTGAGAATACCAATGTGGCTAAAACGTATTTTTATCCATCGTTTACCATCACGGCCTCAGGAGGCTTATCTACCTTACAGCTTAAAGACTTTTTTGTCAATTCCATATTTTACAATATTGTTGCAGGCCTAACCCAGCCCATTTTTAACCAGGGTTTGAACAAAGCCCGTTTACGTACCGCGCAGGCACAGCAGCAGGAAGCACTTAACAGCTTCCAGAAAACATTGCTGGTAGCAGGGCAGGAGGTATCCAACGCGTTGTACGCGCACCAAACCGCCCTTGAAAAACAGGATGCCCGCGGCAAGCAGATCATCGCTTTGCAAAAATCAGTTGAGTATACGCAGGAGTTGTTGCGGTACAGTTCGGCCACCAATTATACCGATGTATTAACATCCGAGCAAAACCTGCTGGCCGCACAGCTAAGCGGTGTTAACGACAGGCTGCAGGAACTACAGGCGGTAGTCAATTTATACCGGGCCTTAGGTGGTGGCTGGCATTAG
- a CDS encoding alpha-2-macroglobulin family protein, which produces MLSQTCKILKFLFIACFLFIARRSSAQTSYHNIIFTIDSLIEVGLPKSALMEVDKLDALARKENNVPQMVRAVIYHAKFLTYLQEDALVSVITTLKADIGRSSYPVKPVLQSFLADMYWNYYQQNRYTFTGRSKMEVPDIDFRKWDLATIIDETTKLYQLSLQDADQEQNTPLDILDGILQGDKNTRFLRPTLYDLLLHRASDFFLADEPALTKPKMPFSLNDPRFFGDSKTFAALDVKTTDTASTFYRGIRLLQQGLAFHLQKNNRRALADLDMKRLTFLYDKATLSNKNTLYLAALKNIAADTSAGVICGDALFAIGKYYGDADSLHTAMIYLQKAMAGYPKSPAGQRAGNQINEITQKELQVSFEDVNSPDVPILAGLKYRNISQARYRIYGVTDAQLTYIGKLDGNYGSIGIGKSTLAFIKTLKALQDKQLNLPATTDLKEHTTEFKIDALKPGKYLLLATEQSGKDSLIQLGLFKVSGLAYIIRTRPDRKREIKVTNRETGDMLAGAAVTITYSPERYGNTKKKPVIITGITDINGSFMFDSKGNQYTININYRDDHLADGEKDEPYSPQPILNSAPVIRTVFFTDRQIYRPGQTIYFKAMELQSVNGKSSIITKADLDIKLSDQNNKELGTTKLKTNEFGTVAASFVIPQNVLNGWLSLSTANGRIAVHVEEYKRPTFKVDFEPFTQFYKLGDSILVKGKVNAFSGYGLSGARVAYNITRVPQIRPYFNAEYSNKRSIDNDDNQQAIIAVDTIKTDEQGNFKFKFLANGPDNENKGQTCRFSIQANVTDANSETHFASSEITISDIPIRLEADVPEKAIGNQHANAALTIFNGNDEKQNGRANIKVYELKGPEAFFKNRLWDVPDQWLMSKTDYEKYFPNFAYNHENEYSNWQRQEKTADLDIDIQKSGNTIDLNKLLKSTGGIYALVISAKNENGDTASVVKYINYIADKAPIQKSEDWVTAQTTTVAAKEPATFYIGIGKACKVLFETYDGPTLLSSQLLQLQAGAPQKISVPVVPTNKNAFTVQFELVNGNRQYHYYQRIMVKDTVKPLNIRFLTMRDKLQPGEKEQWKLQIDGGDNKQTSELLAGLYDASLDDITRPLSWQADFAEYQYMARYFEWETVPPSSNDNTSGNQPYQPYYNETGRNYESIDNLDFNYDGRDNSIYRDYNEGIVPNKKNALSNKQIEARYMSNARLVKGGYDVIGKVIWRGSLASGVKISISNSIISTTTNSYGYFRIKVPAGSILTFSGKGYISRKIRPVKGVKMIVLMKIPMEMRRELAVADPGVKSQKGDPNQDIRIDEPVGNADIKQEVEESTSYFAAAPNNKLKRYAGYISYDNAAKADTVILREIQTKPGQKFDKELLAGRAGEIGAAPIVTRKNFNETAFFYPQLHTNDNGKVLIDFTVPESLTRWKFRGFAHNKDLQSGYIEQEVITQKKMMISANMPRFLREGDTLVVSARVVNLSNQHLKGQAKLEFTNAVTLQPVALFGKSKYAEQPFELDSTSTGAVSFKLVIPTGLEALTYRLTASAGNYTDGEENTLPVLPNSMLVTETMPMMVRPGQTKNFTFDKLVNQTTSTLTNKTLTLEYTQNPAWTAVQALPYLMEFPYECSEQIFSRFYANSFAVNIVNHYPQIKKVFEQWKIADSKALLSNLEKNPELKSVLLEETPWLQDAVDETEQKKRIALLFDLNKMSYELNANLTKLKQKQLANGGFPWFGGDFSDRYITQHILAGIGQLMKLNVVDKDNTTLPQIIPNALNYVDNELKADEANAKKHIKNYMVRDLDNIEVHAWYAQSYFKKRAPDAAMDIIRANYLARASRQWVQQPEFEKAMIALTLYRFDKKETAAEIMKSLLETAQQSDELGMYWAANKPGYYWYQSPVETQSLMIELFTEAGNNTKAVEEMKIWLLRNKQTNNWRTTKATAAACYALLIRGDNILTDTTSINISLNNKPLASLKPGIKAEAGTGYLKTTWVDEQVKPALGHVQVSNSSKTINWGAMYWQYTEKLDKITPSNTNVQLERKYFIQKQTDAGPILTAVDAIHQPKTGDVLKVVVYLKADRDFDYIQLKDMRPAGTEPMETLSAYKYQDGLYYYQVSKDVATNFFISALKKGNYVFEYALRVVQPGNYATGVTSLQSMYAPEFNAHTEGRRIEFKP; this is translated from the coding sequence ATGCTATCACAAACCTGCAAAATCCTGAAGTTTCTTTTTATTGCCTGTTTTTTATTTATAGCCCGGCGATCATCGGCTCAAACAAGCTATCATAACATCATATTTACTATCGACTCATTGATCGAGGTTGGCCTGCCAAAATCGGCATTGATGGAGGTTGATAAACTTGATGCACTGGCACGCAAAGAAAACAACGTGCCGCAGATGGTGCGTGCGGTTATTTACCATGCAAAATTCCTAACTTATTTGCAGGAAGATGCGCTTGTAAGCGTTATTACCACATTGAAGGCCGATATTGGCCGATCATCCTACCCGGTTAAGCCGGTTTTACAATCGTTTTTGGCCGATATGTATTGGAATTACTATCAGCAAAACCGGTACACATTTACGGGCAGGAGTAAAATGGAAGTTCCTGATATCGATTTCAGGAAATGGGACCTGGCAACTATTATTGATGAAACCACAAAGCTTTACCAACTATCGTTACAGGACGCTGATCAAGAACAAAACACGCCACTTGATATTTTAGACGGTATTTTGCAAGGCGATAAAAATACCCGCTTTTTAAGACCTACCCTATACGATTTGCTTTTACACCGGGCATCTGATTTTTTCCTGGCGGATGAGCCGGCACTTACCAAACCAAAAATGCCGTTTTCGTTAAACGACCCACGTTTTTTTGGCGATAGTAAAACCTTTGCCGCACTGGATGTTAAAACCACCGACACGGCATCAACTTTTTACCGCGGCATTCGCCTGCTGCAACAGGGATTGGCCTTCCATCTGCAAAAAAATAACAGGAGGGCCCTGGCTGATCTTGATATGAAAAGACTTACTTTTTTGTATGATAAAGCTACACTGAGCAATAAAAACACACTGTACCTCGCTGCTCTTAAAAATATTGCTGCCGATACTTCGGCAGGTGTTATTTGTGGAGATGCATTATTTGCTATTGGCAAGTATTATGGCGATGCGGATAGCCTACATACTGCCATGATTTACCTGCAAAAGGCGATGGCCGGTTACCCTAAAAGCCCCGCCGGACAACGCGCAGGTAACCAGATAAATGAAATTACCCAAAAAGAGTTGCAGGTTAGTTTTGAGGACGTGAATTCGCCGGATGTACCCATCCTTGCAGGTTTAAAATACCGTAATATCAGCCAGGCGCGTTATCGTATTTACGGCGTTACAGATGCGCAGTTAACCTATATTGGAAAACTGGACGGAAACTATGGATCTATTGGTATAGGTAAAAGCACTTTGGCTTTTATCAAAACCTTAAAAGCATTACAAGACAAACAACTCAACCTGCCTGCAACCACCGACTTAAAGGAACACACCACCGAATTTAAAATTGACGCATTAAAGCCTGGCAAGTACCTTTTATTAGCAACTGAACAAAGCGGCAAAGATAGCCTTATCCAGTTGGGTTTGTTTAAAGTAAGCGGGCTGGCCTATATCATAAGAACAAGGCCCGACCGAAAACGGGAGATTAAAGTAACCAACCGCGAAACAGGCGATATGCTGGCAGGCGCGGCTGTAACCATCACTTACAGCCCGGAGAGGTATGGAAATACAAAAAAGAAGCCGGTAATTATCACCGGAATAACGGATATTAACGGCTCGTTTATGTTTGATTCAAAAGGTAATCAATATACCATTAATATAAACTACCGGGACGACCATTTAGCAGATGGTGAAAAGGATGAGCCATACTCGCCACAGCCTATCTTAAATAGCGCCCCCGTTATCAGAACCGTATTTTTTACCGACAGGCAAATTTATCGCCCCGGCCAAACCATCTATTTTAAGGCCATGGAGCTGCAAAGTGTAAACGGCAAAAGCAGCATTATAACAAAGGCCGACCTAGATATCAAATTAAGTGACCAAAACAATAAAGAGTTAGGCACCACAAAATTAAAAACCAACGAATTTGGAACGGTAGCTGCCTCTTTTGTCATTCCTCAAAATGTACTGAATGGCTGGCTATCTCTATCTACCGCCAACGGCAGGATAGCAGTTCATGTTGAAGAATATAAACGACCAACTTTTAAAGTTGATTTTGAACCTTTCACACAGTTTTACAAACTTGGCGATAGCATTTTAGTTAAGGGCAAGGTAAATGCATTTTCAGGCTATGGCCTATCCGGTGCCAGGGTGGCTTATAATATAACAAGAGTACCGCAAATACGGCCATATTTTAACGCAGAATATAGCAATAAAAGATCTATAGATAACGATGATAATCAGCAGGCAATCATAGCTGTTGATACCATTAAAACCGACGAGCAAGGTAACTTCAAGTTTAAGTTTTTGGCAAACGGGCCGGATAACGAAAATAAGGGACAAACCTGCCGGTTTAGCATACAGGCCAACGTTACCGATGCCAATAGCGAAACACATTTTGCAAGCAGCGAGATCACCATCAGCGATATTCCGATCCGCCTGGAGGCCGATGTACCCGAAAAAGCTATCGGAAACCAACACGCCAACGCAGCTTTAACCATTTTTAACGGCAACGATGAAAAGCAAAACGGCAGGGCCAACATCAAAGTATACGAATTGAAAGGCCCCGAAGCATTCTTTAAAAACAGGCTTTGGGATGTACCCGACCAATGGCTGATGAGCAAAACAGATTACGAAAAATACTTCCCCAACTTTGCCTATAACCACGAAAACGAATATTCAAACTGGCAGCGGCAGGAAAAAACAGCCGACCTGGATATCGACATCCAAAAGAGCGGCAACACTATCGACCTAAACAAACTCCTCAAATCAACAGGCGGCATATATGCACTGGTTATTAGCGCTAAAAACGAAAACGGCGACACGGCATCTGTGGTTAAATACATTAATTACATTGCCGATAAAGCTCCTATACAAAAATCCGAGGATTGGGTAACAGCCCAAACTACCACCGTTGCAGCCAAAGAACCTGCAACTTTTTATATAGGAATTGGCAAAGCCTGCAAGGTGCTTTTTGAAACGTATGATGGTCCCACGCTGCTATCATCACAACTATTGCAATTACAGGCAGGCGCGCCGCAAAAAATAAGCGTACCCGTAGTACCCACAAACAAAAATGCGTTTACCGTGCAATTTGAATTGGTAAACGGCAACAGGCAATACCATTATTACCAGCGCATTATGGTAAAAGACACGGTTAAGCCCTTAAACATCCGTTTTTTAACGATGCGTGATAAACTGCAACCCGGCGAAAAAGAGCAATGGAAACTACAGATAGATGGAGGCGACAACAAACAAACATCTGAGTTACTGGCAGGTTTATATGATGCCTCGCTGGATGATATTACCCGGCCATTAAGCTGGCAAGCAGATTTTGCCGAATACCAGTATATGGCCCGATATTTTGAGTGGGAAACCGTTCCGCCGTCTTCCAATGATAACACTTCAGGAAACCAGCCATACCAGCCTTATTACAACGAAACTGGCCGGAATTATGAATCCATAGATAATTTAGACTTTAATTATGATGGCCGTGATAATTCTATCTACCGGGATTATAACGAAGGTATCGTACCGAATAAAAAGAACGCGCTGAGCAATAAACAAATCGAAGCCCGGTATATGAGCAATGCGAGGCTTGTTAAAGGCGGCTACGATGTAATCGGCAAAGTTATTTGGCGAGGCAGTTTAGCTTCAGGGGTAAAAATCAGTATCAGTAATTCAATAATAAGCACAACTACCAACTCATACGGCTATTTCAGGATCAAAGTACCTGCCGGGTCGATTTTAACGTTCAGTGGCAAGGGGTATATAAGCAGGAAAATACGACCGGTTAAGGGCGTAAAAATGATAGTGCTCATGAAAATCCCTATGGAAATGCGCAGGGAATTAGCAGTGGCCGATCCGGGTGTTAAAAGCCAGAAAGGCGATCCTAACCAGGATATCAGGATAGATGAGCCGGTTGGGAATGCTGATATTAAACAGGAGGTGGAAGAGAGTACTTCATATTTCGCTGCAGCACCAAACAATAAACTAAAGCGCTATGCCGGCTATATATCGTATGACAATGCCGCAAAAGCTGATACTGTTATACTAAGAGAAATACAAACAAAGCCCGGCCAAAAATTTGATAAGGAACTTCTTGCAGGCCGTGCAGGAGAAATTGGCGCAGCACCTATAGTTACCCGCAAAAACTTTAATGAAACCGCGTTCTTTTACCCCCAGCTGCACACAAATGATAACGGAAAGGTGTTGATTGATTTTACCGTCCCCGAATCATTAACCCGCTGGAAGTTCAGGGGCTTTGCGCATAATAAGGATCTGCAAAGCGGCTACATTGAACAAGAAGTTATCACACAGAAAAAAATGATGATCAGCGCCAACATGCCGCGCTTTTTGCGGGAGGGCGATACGCTGGTAGTTTCGGCACGGGTTGTGAACCTGTCAAACCAACATTTGAAAGGGCAGGCTAAACTGGAATTTACCAATGCGGTTACCTTGCAGCCTGTTGCGCTGTTTGGCAAATCAAAATATGCCGAGCAGCCTTTTGAGCTGGATAGCACATCAACCGGGGCTGTATCTTTTAAACTGGTTATCCCCACCGGTTTGGAGGCCCTTACCTATCGTTTAACAGCCTCGGCAGGCAATTATACTGATGGTGAAGAAAACACACTACCTGTACTCCCCAACAGCATGCTGGTTACCGAAACCATGCCCATGATGGTGCGCCCAGGTCAAACCAAAAATTTCACGTTTGATAAACTGGTTAATCAAACCACCAGCACCCTAACCAATAAAACGCTTACGCTGGAATATACCCAAAACCCTGCATGGACAGCTGTGCAGGCACTACCCTACCTGATGGAATTCCCTTACGAATGTTCGGAACAAATTTTTAGCCGGTTTTATGCCAACAGCTTCGCGGTGAATATCGTGAACCATTACCCGCAGATAAAAAAGGTATTTGAACAGTGGAAAATCGCAGATTCAAAAGCCCTGCTATCCAACCTCGAAAAAAATCCGGAACTGAAATCGGTATTGCTGGAAGAAACCCCATGGCTGCAGGATGCCGTTGACGAAACCGAACAGAAAAAACGAATCGCCCTTCTCTTCGACCTGAATAAAATGAGCTATGAGCTGAATGCCAACTTAACCAAACTAAAACAAAAGCAATTGGCAAATGGCGGCTTCCCCTGGTTTGGGGGCGATTTTTCTGACAGGTATATCACGCAACATATATTGGCAGGCATAGGCCAGCTTATGAAACTGAATGTGGTAGATAAAGACAATACCACGCTGCCTCAGATAATCCCCAACGCGCTAAATTATGTAGATAATGAACTTAAGGCCGATGAAGCAAACGCCAAAAAGCATATCAAAAACTATATGGTAAGGGATTTAGATAACATAGAAGTCCATGCCTGGTACGCGCAAAGCTATTTTAAAAAACGAGCGCCTGATGCAGCAATGGACATCATCCGGGCCAATTACCTGGCGCGGGCAAGCAGGCAATGGGTACAGCAACCTGAATTTGAAAAGGCCATGATAGCGCTTACCCTGTATCGTTTTGATAAAAAGGAAACCGCGGCAGAGATCATGAAGTCGTTACTGGAAACTGCGCAACAATCGGATGAATTGGGCATGTATTGGGCTGCTAACAAGCCGGGGTATTATTGGTACCAATCGCCGGTTGAAACGCAATCGCTGATGATTGAGCTATTTACCGAAGCGGGCAATAATACAAAAGCGGTGGAAGAAATGAAGATCTGGCTGTTGCGCAACAAGCAAACCAATAACTGGCGCACCACCAAAGCTACAGCAGCCGCCTGCTACGCCTTACTGATTAGAGGCGACAATATACTTACCGACACCACCTCAATAAACATCAGCTTAAACAACAAACCGCTGGCCAGCTTAAAGCCTGGGATAAAAGCCGAAGCCGGCACTGGTTATTTAAAAACCACCTGGGTTGATGAGCAGGTAAAACCCGCATTGGGCCATGTGCAGGTAAGTAACAGCAGCAAAACCATTAACTGGGGCGCCATGTACTGGCAATACACCGAAAAGCTGGATAAAATTACCCCATCCAACACCAACGTTCAATTGGAGCGCAAGTACTTTATCCAAAAACAAACTGACGCCGGGCCGATACTTACTGCGGTTGATGCCATCCATCAACCTAAAACAGGTGATGTACTAAAAGTAGTGGTTTACCTGAAGGCCGATCGTGATTTTGACTACATCCAGCTAAAAGACATGCGCCCGGCCGGTACCGAACCAATGGAAACGCTATCGGCCTATAAATACCAGGACGGCTTGTACTATTACCAGGTAAGTAAGGATGTGGCCACTAACTTTTTTATAAGTGCACTAAAAAAAGGAAACTATGTATTTGAATATGCACTGCGCGTAGTACAACCAGGCAATTACGCAACCGGCGTTACCAGCCTGCAAAGCATGTATGCACCCGAATTTAATGCCCATACAGAAGGCCGGCGGATAGAATTTAAACCGTAA
- a CDS encoding efflux RND transporter permease subunit, which produces MLKRFIERPVLSTVISVLLVILGILGLINLPISQYPDIAPPTVQVQAFYSGANADVVLKSVIIPMEEQINGVENMTYMTSSASNDGSASITVYFKVGTNPDLAAVNVQNRVSRATSLLPLVVTQSGVTVAKSQSSNLIIFSLYSENKTYDETFLQNYAKINLVPQIQRVTGVGNAEVFGSRDYSMRIWLKPDVMSRYNLIPDDITDALNEQNIEAAPGKFGENSNQSFQYVIRYKGRLKTAAEFGDIIIKSVGQGQLLRLNDVARVELGSLDYSFDIQTNGLPSVGVAISQTAGSNARDVINESKKILDAAAEKFPKGMKIAYLVDANNFLDASIEKVISTLIEAFILVFIVVFVFLQDFRSTLIPAIAVPVAILGTFFFLNLFGFTINLLTLFALVLAIGIVVDDAIVVVEAVHAKLDQGYKSARKASIDAMSEISGAIVSITLVMSAVFLPVTFISGSTGVFYKQFGITLAVAILLSAVNALTLSPALCALFLKPHEKGTKKHGFINHFYVVFNTAFDAVTGKYKKTVNFLAHRKWIALAAVAVFATILIYLVKTTPSSFVPNEDQGTVFAAISLPPASSMERTEAVASKIDSIGRTFPEVVNSLKLVGFNFIAGSGSAYAMVIMKLKNWDERKQESQSLQSIISRLTVKTAGLREASVFYFSPPTLQGFGNSDGFEFQLQDKGGHTVDELFKVSNDFQAALKKRKEIQNLNSSFNPNFPQFQVDVNVAKCKEAGVTVNSVLNTLQGYYGGLYASNFNQFGKQYRVMVQADYDYRANETGLSKIFVRNSAGIMAPITSFITLKRVFGPESISRFNLFTAISVSGSPNPGYSTGNAIQAIKEVAKQTLPAGYDFEFSGLTREELSTGTQSAYIFMLCLVFVYFLLSAQYESYILPFAVLLSLPVGLAGTYLFAWIFDIGSNIYLQISLIMLIGLLAKNAILIVEFALERRRGGMDLIPAAIAGAEARLRPILMTSFAFIFGIMPLMFSTGAGANGNKSIGTGAVGGMFVGTVFGVFVIPILFIIFQSLQEKVGRKPKPEDEDDEAEVVPAR; this is translated from the coding sequence ATGCTTAAAAGATTTATAGAACGCCCGGTACTATCCACCGTTATTTCGGTTTTGCTGGTAATACTGGGTATTTTAGGGTTAATAAACTTACCTATCTCGCAATACCCGGATATTGCACCGCCTACGGTACAGGTGCAGGCCTTTTACAGCGGCGCCAACGCCGATGTTGTGCTCAAAAGTGTGATTATCCCGATGGAGGAGCAGATAAACGGGGTAGAGAACATGACCTACATGACTTCATCTGCCAGTAACGATGGTTCGGCATCTATCACCGTATATTTTAAGGTGGGCACCAATCCCGACCTGGCCGCGGTAAACGTACAGAACAGGGTATCAAGGGCTACAAGTTTACTGCCATTGGTGGTAACGCAATCGGGTGTTACCGTTGCCAAAAGCCAGAGCAGTAACCTTATCATTTTCTCGTTATATAGCGAGAACAAAACTTACGACGAAACCTTTTTACAAAACTACGCCAAAATAAACCTGGTGCCCCAAATTCAGCGGGTAACGGGGGTTGGTAATGCAGAGGTATTTGGTTCAAGGGATTACTCGATGCGTATCTGGTTAAAACCGGATGTGATGTCGCGCTATAACTTAATCCCTGATGACATTACCGATGCACTTAACGAGCAGAATATTGAAGCCGCACCCGGTAAGTTTGGCGAAAACAGCAATCAATCGTTCCAATACGTTATCCGGTATAAAGGCAGGCTTAAAACAGCTGCCGAATTTGGCGATATCATCATCAAATCGGTAGGGCAGGGGCAGTTGCTCCGGCTGAATGATGTGGCGCGGGTTGAGTTGGGATCATTGGATTACTCTTTTGATATCCAAACCAACGGATTGCCTTCTGTAGGCGTAGCCATCAGCCAGACAGCCGGATCTAATGCACGCGATGTAATCAACGAATCGAAAAAAATATTGGATGCCGCTGCCGAAAAATTCCCCAAAGGGATGAAGATAGCCTACCTGGTTGATGCCAATAACTTTTTGGATGCCTCTATCGAAAAGGTGATCAGTACACTGATAGAAGCTTTTATCCTGGTGTTTATTGTGGTATTTGTTTTTTTACAGGATTTCCGGTCGACGCTGATCCCCGCCATAGCGGTACCGGTTGCTATCCTGGGTACCTTCTTTTTCCTTAACCTGTTTGGCTTTACCATCAATTTGCTTACGCTTTTTGCACTTGTACTGGCCATTGGTATTGTGGTGGATGACGCCATTGTGGTGGTAGAAGCAGTACACGCCAAGCTCGACCAGGGATACAAATCGGCAAGGAAAGCATCTATAGATGCGATGAGCGAAATTTCGGGCGCGATAGTTTCTATTACCCTGGTTATGTCGGCAGTGTTTTTACCTGTAACATTTATATCGGGCTCAACCGGGGTGTTTTATAAACAGTTTGGCATTACACTGGCCGTAGCCATTTTACTTTCGGCGGTAAACGCTTTAACGCTAAGCCCTGCGCTATGCGCGTTGTTTTTAAAGCCCCATGAAAAGGGCACCAAGAAGCACGGTTTTATCAATCACTTTTACGTGGTTTTTAATACCGCGTTTGATGCCGTAACAGGTAAGTATAAAAAAACGGTTAACTTTTTGGCGCACAGGAAATGGATTGCCCTTGCCGCCGTTGCGGTATTTGCCACCATATTAATTTACCTGGTAAAAACTACGCCGTCCAGCTTTGTACCTAATGAAGACCAGGGTACGGTGTTCGCGGCCATCAGCCTGCCACCGGCATCGTCAATGGAGCGTACCGAGGCTGTTGCCAGCAAAATAGATAGTATAGGCCGCACCTTCCCCGAGGTAGTAAACAGCCTTAAACTGGTTGGGTTTAACTTTATTGCCGGATCGGGCAGTGCCTACGCCATGGTAATCATGAAGCTGAAAAACTGGGATGAGCGCAAACAAGAAAGCCAAAGCCTGCAAAGTATTATATCAAGGCTTACCGTTAAAACAGCCGGGCTGCGCGAAGCCAGTGTGTTTTACTTCTCGCCGCCAACGCTGCAGGGTTTTGGTAATAGTGATGGTTTTGAATTCCAGCTACAGGATAAAGGCGGCCACACGGTTGATGAGTTGTTTAAAGTAAGCAACGATTTCCAGGCGGCACTTAAAAAACGTAAAGAAATTCAGAACCTTAACTCGTCATTTAATCCAAATTTCCCTCAATTTCAGGTTGATGTAAATGTGGCTAAGTGTAAGGAGGCCGGCGTAACCGTTAATTCGGTACTGAACACATTACAGGGTTATTATGGCGGCTTATACGCTTCCAATTTTAACCAGTTTGGCAAGCAGTATCGCGTAATGGTACAGGCCGATTATGACTACCGCGCCAATGAAACCGGCCTGAGCAAGATATTTGTACGTAACAGTGCAGGTATTATGGCGCCAATAACATCATTTATTACACTGAAGAGAGTATTTGGCCCAGAATCTATTTCGAGGTTCAATCTTTTTACAGCGATATCCGTTTCCGGTTCTCCAAACCCGGGGTATAGCACAGGTAACGCCATACAGGCCATTAAAGAAGTGGCCAAACAAACGCTGCCTGCCGGGTACGATTTTGAATTTTCGGGCCTTACCCGCGAGGAATTGAGCACGGGCACCCAATCGGCTTATATATTTATGCTTTGCCTGGTGTTTGTGTACTTTTTACTTAGTGCGCAATATGAAAGCTATATCCTGCCGTTTGCAGTATTATTGTCTCTGCCGGTTGGCCTGGCCGGTACGTACCTGTTTGCCTGGATTTTTGATATCGGCAGTAACATTTACCTGCAAATCTCGCTCATTATGCTTATCGGTTTGCTGGCAAAAAATGCTATCCTGATAGTAGAGTTTGCTTTGGAGCGCCGCCGGGGAGGTATGGATTTAATACCCGCTGCCATAGCCGGGGCCGAAGCCCGTTTACGCCCAATCCTGATGACTTCTTTTGCCTTCATATTTGGTATTATGCCGTTGATGTTTTCGACAGGGGCCGGTGCAAATGGCAATAAATCCATAGGTACCGGCGCTGTAGGGGGGATGTTTGTGGGGACGGTATTTGGGGTGTTTGTAATCCCTATCCTGTTTATCATTTTTCAATCCCTGCAGGAAAAAGTTGGCCGTAAACCAAAACCCGAAGATGAAGATGATGAGGCAGAAGTAGTACCTGCCCGTTAA